One Glycine max cultivar Williams 82 chromosome 3, Glycine_max_v4.0, whole genome shotgun sequence DNA window includes the following coding sequences:
- the LOC100806275 gene encoding uncharacterized protein — MEVKPQARTLEITVMSGENISMDRSSVAENVYVVVRAESLNSCRTKMVNEEGGVHAWNEKFLLDIPLYAKSVTFEVQCKKYKGVRPIGVARIALSDLLSNNTKVVSEGSVPQMLCYGLRNSEGRPNGVIHFSVRMVAPRDNLYSLTKQEKDITTMSSKGIEHEVMGIQVDPKISPHVAIGIPVWWSYQSVI; from the coding sequence ATGGAGGTAAAACCACAAGCACGCACCTTAGAGATAACGGTTATGTCGGGAGAAAACATAAGCATGGATCGAAGTTCGGTGGCGGAGAACGTGTATGTTGTTGTTCGTGCCGAATCTCTTAACTCTTGCAGAACCAAAATGGTGAATGAAGAAGGTGGAGTGCATGCATGGAATGAGAAGTTTTTATTAGACATTCCTTTGTATGCAAAATCAGTTACGTTTGAGGTGCAATGCAAGAAATATAAAGGAGTTCGCCCTATTGGGGTAGCAAGGATAGCACTTTCGGATCTTCTTAGTAACAATACTAAGGTTGTTTCCGAAGGTAGTGTGCCTCAAATGTTGTGTTACGGGTTGAGGAATTCGGAAGGTCGACCAAACGGGGTTATTCATTTCTCCGTGAGAATGGTGGCACCAAGGGATAATTTGTACTCactaacaaaacaagaaaaagacatCACAACGATGAGTTCTAAAGGAATTGAACATGAGGTTATGGGGATTCAGGTGGACCCAAAAATTTCACCTCATGTTGCCATTGGCATTCCAGTTTGGTGGAGTTACCAAAGCGTTATTTga
- the LOC100806805 gene encoding BON1-associated protein 2, whose protein sequence is MGASSGIVLEITVISCENLRVTEDPYVVVRAESLNCCTSNIAKDCGSNKTSLFSWNEKLMLNMPMHARSITFEVQCNRFKGFRPAGVARIAVSDFLGGAVSENCMHVLSYRLRDWEGKENGVIHFTMRVAAAPVKGTVVSKGSGDGFVGINVGGNKCNEVVVGVPF, encoded by the coding sequence ATGGGGGCAAGCTCGGGTATAGTACTAGAAATCACAGTTATATCATGCGAAAACCTTCGTGTCACGGAGGATCCATACGTTGTCGTTAGGGCTGAGTCGTTAAATTGTTGCACCTCGAATATAGCGAAGGATTGTGGGAGCAACAAAACGAGTTTGTTTTCGTGGAACGAGAAGTTGATGCTGAACATGCCCATGCATGCAAGGTCCATCACGTTCGAGGTGCAATGCAACAGGTTCAAGGGCTTTCGACCTGCTGGGGTGGCCAGAATCGCCGTGTCGGATTTTCTCGGCGGCGCTGTGTCGGAAAACTGCATGCACGTGTTGAGTTACCGGCTGAGGGACTGGGAAGGGAAAGAAAACGGGGTGATTCATTTCACGATGAGGGTGGCGGCAGCGCCGGTGAAGGGGACGGTGGTGAGTAAGGGTTCCGGTGATGGGTTCGTGGGAATCAACGTTGGTGGCAACAAGTGCAACGAAGTTGTTGTTGGTGTACCGTTTTGA
- the LOC100807334 gene encoding uncharacterized protein, translating to MGISTRTLEITVISCENLHGVKDDAYVVVRAESLNCCTTRRVKVDDGTKKLLSWNQKFLLDMPMHARSITFEVQCNRFKGSRPLGVARIAASDFLGGAALPENRLQVLSYGLRDWEGKRNGVIHFAVRVAASLKTTEEECLNMKPAVELVVARKGCGDRINVGGKRSNEVAVGVPFWWNYPNII from the coding sequence ATGGGAATAAGCACACGTACGCTGGAGATCACAGTTATCTCCTGCGAAAACCTCCACGGCGTAAAGGACGACGCGTACGTGGTTGTTCGGGCGGAGTCCTTAAACTGCTGCACCACCAGAAGGGTCAAAGTCGACGACGGCACCAAAAAACTTCTCTCGTGGAACCAGAAGTTCTTGTTGGACATGCCCATGCATGCAAGGTCCATAACCTTCGAAGTGCAATGTAACAGGTTCAAGGGCTCCCGGCCACTCGGGGTTGCCCGAATCGCCGCCTCCGATTTCCTCGGTGGCGCAGCCCTGCCGGAGAATCGGTTGCAGGTGCTGAGTTACGGGCTGAGGGACTGGGAAGGGAAGAGGAATGGGGTCATTCATTTCGCCGTGAGGGTGGCCGCATCGTTGAAGACGACGGAGGAGGAGTGTTTGAATATGAAGCCCGCCGTGGAACTGGTGGTGGCGAGAAAGGGTTGCGGTGATCGAATCAATGTCGGTGGCAAGAGGTCCAATGAAGTTGCTGTTGGTGTTCCGTTTTGGTGGAACTACCCCAACATTATTTAg